Genomic segment of Ammospiza nelsoni isolate bAmmNel1 chromosome 2, bAmmNel1.pri, whole genome shotgun sequence:
GACTGAAAACAATTGGTGCAGCCacagggattttttccccttctcatAACAGTAAGTGGCAATTTGCTTGTCTGCTGAGGGCAAAGGTAACTGCTGCTGATTGCCAGATCCAGTGTGAAATTAAGGAGCTGAAAAAGTATAAAGGGGAGGAAGTGACACATTATGTTCAAAAAGATCCATTCTATATTTCACCCCAACTCCCAGCGAAGAAACGTGACAGATGACATTCCTTATAGTGATGGAGCTGGTTCTGCAGTGAGACTGATCCGCAGCACTTCCATGTATGTCCTTGGAGGTGAGCAGGAAAAAGTTAGTGAACCGCTAAAAAAGTGCAGAAGTACAACCAGCATTGACTCTTGCTTTCAGCCAAAAGAGGAAGACAGAGACTGGATGTACACTAAGACTCAGGACTGCTTGAAGTACCTGCAGGATCTGCTAGCcttgaggaaaaaatatcttgAAAACATCAATAACTTGAAATCCATGCATATGGCTTCAGATTCTCCAGCATCCACAAGATCATCCAAAACTGGAAAAAAGTCATTTCTTCCACTTCCTTCCAAAGAGCCTTCTAAGGTAATTTCAAAGAACTTTTGCCATGTGCTTAGTCTTAAGCAACAAAATCATCAAAGCTATGTCACCTGTATTGATTTTCTGCTTTACTGCTTTCAGTCAgttgtcatttttcttttgcaccAATTTAAGTGTTGCTAAATACGTTGAGATTCTTTCTAAGCAGTGTAAAATTAGGAATGAATGACTGGTCATGGAAAGAAATGTATATGTCTCTGTTTGAGGGGGGAAATGTTGGGAGAGAGaaagtaggaaaaaattctGAGTATGGAAAATGTTGGAAATGAAAGAGCAAGCTCTGACCTTCTACTGAAGTACCTCTGAGTCCTTCACTATGATTAGTGAAGTCCAGCTTGACTGACAAATGCAGTAATCTCTGGGTTTCATGGCAGTCTTATTATTGACAAAATTACTTGcacaaaataattataaattcactgaaacaaacaggatttttttttttttgagcagtCAATTAGTTTGTCAGTGCTACATTTAGCATCAGTGCAACCTCTACTGGTAGGATGTGGGGCATGAGGAATTCTTAAggtttcctttctctgttcaTTAATAAGTTGGTGGGTCATGTCTAGACAGTGAAATTCTTAACCATTTACTGtaatcaaaatacaaaaataaaaatggaatatCATGATTGGTGCAGATTATTTTCATGTATCctagaaataaaagctttataGGTTAGCATGTCACTGGACAGTTCAGTGGTTACCTTGACTCTGGACTTGATTCAGTGAGGACAAAACAAAGGACTGCAGCAAGTGGATTGATCTGTTTAGGTAACATGACTGCAAACAAGACTTCAACAGGAGACTCACAGGTTATCCCGTGCAGTCTTTAAGCTGGATAAGAATGGGAACAGTGGGAAGAAGGGGTGTAGGGCTGAAATTACTGATTAGGCCAGGTTGACGTTACATAATGTTGCTGCCATATTTAGATGTTCTGTCACAGAGCAGACTGTCAGAATGGTTTGTGAACTTCTGAGATGTGCTGCGGAAAATACTGCTTAAGAAAAACACCAAAGCTTAACTTGTTTTTTGGCAAACAATTGGATCGCCCACAGTCTGAGGCTACGAATGCTGTCATCTGACTTTGGCCCTGTGAATGAACAGTCCTGGTAGTGACTGGCATGCTCACTCCATCACCCATCCCCTTGGAAACAGACAGGAACACCAGCAGAGTATTCTTGCCAACACAAATGGCAGAGTCACAGCTGCATACCTCTGGCTTTGTAAAAATTAGGGAGAGGTCAAGAAGCCTTTTACACAATTCAGACTATTCTTCCTAGCTACACATTTTATGTGCACAGATTGCAAAGTTTGTGTTATCACCAGGCTTGAATTGTTTTGTCCCAGGCTACCTGCTCTTATTAAATTACTTATCAGTGGGAATTCACTTCTTTCTCTAACCTGCTGCATGATTTATAGGAAGGTAATTTGTCCAGACAAACCTGTCCTCATGGGAGTTTTGATCCAAAGATCCCTGGGTCCTGGGATCTCACTATGGATTCAAAATGTGCCACTTGTGTCtagtggaaaaaaagaagagaggtGGGTCAGATGTGGGGAGCACATTGGCATGtctttaaaatgccttttaacCAATAAGGGCTTAGTCATAATAGCAGTCACTATTTCCAGTAGATGTGTGGTAGCAGCTATCTTTTAACACTTCTCAGGATGTCAATCAACCCATAATGTCAGGAGGGGAATCAGCTAGTTCATctctctgcctccacagcacagggaacaggCTGGTCCTTCAGAGGTGTGACATGGCACGCATCCTTTTCTCTCATTGAAACCCAGGGTAGCAATTTTCTGAGCTGGTATTGCAGCCTGACATTATACCTGACTTAGACCAGCAAGGAAAATATATGTCCCTTCATTAGGTAGAGCCTGGAAGGAATTATTCATCCCATTTGTACCTTCAGAATCCCTAACCCAGGTTTTATGACTGCTTCAGCATTTATAGATAGGCATTTCCTTTTTCATCAAGACAGGCTCCTAATTTTTAACTGTGTGCCTTTCCTGTGGGAATTATCACAGTGTTGAATGACTCATAATTTAGCGCACACCAtcctttttaatttcaaaaagacTTCAGCAATTTAGATCTGGATTAATTTCACCTAACCTAGGCATTTTAATAAGATGCTTATATTAGTAACAAAGTTACCCCTCAATCCCTTTTCAGCTGAGAGaaagagctgcctgcagaggagGGTTCAGCCTACTTAAGGCCTGACTCATCTTCTGAAGCTACTGGAGCCCAGCATTAATTACAGAAGGAGCCCTGCATGACTACATTTCTAATGTGTGTCTCCTTGGGAACCTAGTGCTAGGCAGGATAAATTTGATCGTAAAGCCCAGCTGTCACTTAGCCACCCAATTAAATGGCCTGGTACATGGATTCTGAGGGATTTCAAAACACCTGGCCAgtagtgcccaggtggaagaAACTTGTTGTTGAACATGCAACAGGATGGATATTGGTTAGATATCTGCTGCCCTGCTTTCTTTGATTTCTACACTGTGGAGTAGTTTGGacctgtgtttattttctgacagCCTGAAATGTGGCATCAAACACATCTTTCATATAGAGTATGCTCATTAAGAAATCATTGTGCCCAACCCTTGGCTAACTATTTTCTCCTTTGTCTGATCAACAGGCATCTATGGAAAGAAAAGGTACACAGTCCAGTTCAGATGTAAGAGAAGCAATAGCCTTCTTTGACTCAGTGATTGCAGACCTGGACTCAGAGAGATGGCGGAGAGTTCCTGACGTGGATCTGCCAAATGTGGATGTCGATTTTGATGGTGCAGTATAAACCAGCCAAATATGATGGCTTTTGGGGTGCAGAGGATAGAGGAAGGAAAGGCATTGTGACACCACATTTGTTTaatgaatttatttaattaatcaGTTGTCTTCTAGTTTTGTTTCCCAAATTTAGGACCATTATATGCAATATGTGAAATTACAGTAATATGTCACTTGTTCCCTGTTGAATGGGTGCAACTATTTTATGTGCAGTCATTACATGGCAAATATAGCACGTGCAGGGTTGGAATAGTGCTTGCCTTCTGCTCAGGGCTGAACTCCACCCTTGCATTTGTATCTCAAGCTGTCTATGGAGAATTATAGAAAgtataaatgtaattttttcttcacttttttttttttttttttgagaaatgaCTGGGTGACTCCTTTACAACTATCAAAAAAGAAGTCATTTGATGATTAGGCTAAATAACTGGAGGtttccatcagaaaaaaatgagattgCCCAAAGAAATGAAGATGTGCCAATTTAAGGTCATCCTGTATAATCAGCAGAGGGATATAGATGTTTCTCACCTTTGCTTCAGGCTGAGGTGATTAACTGAAGCAGATCATTTTAGCAGTGCCCAAAGAGTATATTTGAAGGGACTAGCTCTCACATACATATTTATGCTGCAGGTGTTGGAATTCTAGATAAAATGAATCCCATCCCGAGTGATATCCTGCAGTGAAACCAGGTTTGTCTCCTGATCTTGCCCCCAGGAAGGACCCAGCAACCACCCTTGCTGTGTTCCCTCACTGTGCAGATAAAAATGTCACTGACAAGCTGTTAATCCCAGATTGTCTTCTGTCTTCCAGTTGCTACCAGTACAAGTGAACACAGTCTGCATTCAAACTGGATCCTTCGGGCTCCCCGGAGATACTCACAGGACACTGCCCAAGCAGCTAAGCAATCCCAAAGAAACAGTCAGAGGAGAACCACTGGCTCTAGGAAAAGGCTGGAAAGGCATCCCATGTACCTGCCCAAAGCTGTGGAAGGGGCATACAGCactttaaaatttaaacctAAAACACGCAAGAAAGAATGTTGAAAGAAGAATGTTTCCTCTTTGTTCCCTTTTCACTTGAAGACAGAATATATGAAATAGGGCATGTAAGacctcaatttttttcttttttgttttgttttgttttgttttgttttgttttgttttttaccaCTGATCCATCACTTACACTCCAGAAATGACCTGTGCAGTCACTGAAAGTTCTTCACAGGGGACGTATTTTAAGCCATGGCTATTCCAATGTTGGACTCATATGAGGGTTTACCTCATCAAATTTTCTGTGCCTAACAATACTGCTTTGTCATTCAGCTTGGTGGGGGGGGAACTCCAGCTTGACAAGCCTTTTTTTCTAGTGCTGTTACAGAAAGCAATGATTCAGAGATTGCCTGGTgcagtaatttttcttctgactcCAGTACTGCAAAGCATTTCAAGGAATTCAGCAAATATTTTAGAGTTTTTGCAGAGGTGTTTCCAATGTCAGAGCAGTGAAGCagaattttctccttctgttGCTTGTGAAATTTGTACGTGCCATCATTGACTCTTATTTTCTGAGAGTATACAGCAGCACCAAGATACACTCAGTCTGCAGCATGAGCAGAAAAGAGCTGGAGTGAGGGAATCAGCGTTAGAAACTTGTGTTTAGGGTAATAGTGTGCTCCAGTGTGTTTTGTACTCTGCTTGCTATTAGAAATGGTTCTGTGGTTGGATGCATCAAAATAATCACTGCACCCAAAAATGTATGCAACTTGTTTCAAATGGTTACACCATGTGCTAGTTTTCATCTAACACCCAGCTGATGAATCTAGGCACCCCAGCGTTCACTAGAAAAGCTTAAAGTCATGGAGAACATTTTGTGAATAAATTGGAGCAAAGGTTGTTCTCAGGGGCAGAAGAGAACTTGCAGACAAAGCCACCACATCACCTTTAGATTATACCAAATATTTGGAATTCTGCTACTCCATCATTAAAGACAATATATTAGGATGAATGAAGTCTAGAAGCGTTTCTCTTCATCTTAAAGAGGATATGTATTCCATGTGATACTTGGAATTAATAAGACCCATGCTCTGCCTGTCAGAGCTCATACTTTGTCTTAAGAATTTGCTAAGGTGTTTGGGATCAAGCTTTTTCttacttagattttttttcatctggcATCATTCAGCTGGTGCTGGACTATGACAGATGGATCATGGCAGCACTGGTATGACCAGCTGGTGATTTGCTAGTGTTTCCTTGTTTCTATGATCAGTAGTTTTTGTGTCCACAGGCTTGGATGAATTTCCTAAGGCACTGGCCATCAATATAGCCCATCTGATATACAAAAACCCCCATAAACCTTGTGCCCTCACACAGAACATTTGGTAGGTGTTAATTCTTGCTGGTTTGTGTTCCCAGTCCTTGGGACTAAGTTATTCAAAAGGCATTTCTGCCATGGGCTGCAAGTATATCTCTGAAGTTAATGATCTAGGCCACTTTCTGTCACAAGATAGAAAAGTGCCAAAAAACCATATGTTCCTCCATTCAGAGCTGGCATCTCCTGTTTGATGAAAACattttgattctttttctaGTGATGTTTGTGAAGCAGATGGAAGAATTGTTTCTGTAGCACTTCAGTTCTGGAGGTGCTTTTGTTGCTCTTGGCCTAGTTTGCATTCTCTTGAAAATTACCAGTTTAAATAACATAATTGATACATACTCAAGAAGAGTTTAAATTAAGGTCTgggttttgtctccctgctgtTGGTGCTTTTCACAATAGTCTGTATCCTTTATATTGTGTTGCTGCCTTTGTACCTCCCCAGTTCTGTACTGTGCACCCTGAGCTGAATGCCCTTTAAACTATTCTGCCTCTGAATGTATTCATGGAGTTCCACTCAGCCAGGTGGGATAACCAGAGCACAGCTTGTTCCAAACACACCCCTAGGATGTGGCATGCCTcgaggctgcagctctgtgtatGTGTGAGAGAAGGGGGACAGTGCTCAGAACTGTACATTTTTGGCAACTGTGTCACCCTGAAACTCCTCTCCAAACAAAATTTCATGCTAAAGTTTCCGAGGAACATTTTTACTGACTGTGTGGGCATCTTTTTGCTACTAGAACCTGCAACATGGATGGGTGCTGACAGGAAATCTCACCATCTTGTTTGAGTTACTACAACAGAATTATGCATGTGCATAATTAAAATACTgatgagaaaaaagaagaaaagaaaaggattcCAATGTTTttctgccctgggctgtgtttcATGTTCATAGTGCCAAGGTTTTATGCATTGGAGTAACTGATCTCTTTGCTATTGTTTTAAGAATGCATTTTGATGTGCACAACCAGACTGCTTCAGCATGTGCAAAGCAAGAAGTCCTTCGCTGTAACCTCCTGTCTGTCCTTGTAAAACAGACATCTCTGATCATCTGGTTGTGATAGGGGGTGAGGGTCCCCCTGCTGTCCAGCAGAGAACCTTCAGTGTGAAATTGGGTTTGCTTTTATGAATAAGAGACAAAGTGTGTGGGGGGGCGAAATCAGATTTATAATTTCTATTTGGATTCTGTCATTTTTCTCAACTTTTCTTAAAGTTCACTTCAAGCCAGTCATCATCTTGGAAAATTCTAATTAAGTAAGTAAAATAAACCAGTTTTTCTCTGAGAACATGTTCTATCACCTATCCCATGAATACAGgcaccttccttcttcttctagCATATTAGCCCCTGTATGCTCCTCACTGAACATGGCTTGGCTCCAACAGAGTTGTGGAGAGCAGTGCCTGCATCTCAGGGCACTCTCTGTGGAGGTGGGAGTTGAGGCTTCAAAGGTCTTGTGCTCGAGCAGCTAGCGAagcacagagggagcaggagagaggagaggggaccATCTCCATCCCAGTGTCAGCTTCCTCCTCAGAGAAGGATTTAGTGTGGATGGCACCACCCTCTGTATTATCCCAAGACAGaaccctgcccctgcctggcactggCTCATCCTAGGCAGCTTTCTACACAGCTTCCAGGAGCAGTTGGTTGTCCTACAAAAGTGCTTCCCATCTGGGCTGAATCATTCCCTCGTGGCTTTGCAGGAAGAGCTCTCTGCATGGACACTGAAGGGATTCTCTGTCTTGGCATGCCCTCTAAATGACCTTGCTGCAACCTGCAGGTATTTTCAGGCATAGCATCCTAGAAATTAAGCAGCTACTAGAGGTGTTCTGACAGTGCCAATCACACAGAAGAGTTGTTCGTGACCGGCAGAGCTCTGAGTGACCTAGATCTTTCTAAGAGATTGTTAGTGAGCCCTCTGAGTCATGCCCCCAGGCCGTGGTAATGAAGGGCATCAACCAGGAGCTCTATCGATCAAGGTCACTGTGTGCCAGTGTTCCCTGCAGCACTGATCCCCAAGAGCTCTTTCCCAGAGTGCACTGGAATAATAGGCAAGATCTTTGCAAAAACATCTCATATTTTGTTGTTTCAAATCCAGCTCAGCTGAAGTATTAGGATATGTCAGGTCCTTCTAGCCTGTGTCATTGCTGAGTGCTAGCTCTGAAGTGGCCCTGGCTACAGATTTCTGTGACACCGCATCCCCATCTGTCTTCGAGAAACTGAAGACACTGTGTACAAGAATCCAGAAACTGAAGAGAGGTGAAGTCTGTTGAAGGAATCACGTCCTGGAggattcaaaataattttgtctttttgggTTGAGCAACTCAGTGTAATCACAATGCATGTAAGCGAGGGGAAATCGTAAGGGTCTTTggcagaaacagaagaaatataGGCAGCTAATGGAAAGTTGGCAGCTGGACAAGATGTAAGCTCTGGTTTGAATTTTGCAGGGCCATAAAGTTACGATGAAGGCAGAAGGTGTCAGTATCGCCTCGAGTAACGCAGGAAGTCCTCCGAGGTAATGCATAGAAAAATTCATggctatctgctgctccagctttgAGGGggtgtattaaaaatattagatTCACACCTAGTGGGTGTCTTGAAAATTTTCACAGCTGTTGGGTCAGTTTGTCATTCTGTTTGGATAAATTTGGGAGAGTACCTCCTGTGATTTGGTGGTGGGGCAGGCCCACAAAGAGATGAAAGCAGCACGGAGCTGACCAGTCACAGCAGGCTCTGTTTAGGAGGGTTTTGCCAATTTTTGGGCCTGTAGCTCTGAATTATGCCCATGGTAAAGAGAAAACAGGCTGCACAAAGTCGGTGGAATGACTCTTTAACTATTGTGAGTTTAGCAGGTAGAAAAATGTTCTGCAAGAATTTTGaggtcaaaccatgacaaatGAGCCCAGCTGCTACAGACCAAACTGAGAAGCAGAAGCTAAAGCCTGTTGCTTGATTAGCAGCAATTTAGTGCATGATGACAACTTTTCTACTACTAGGCTTgtcatattaaaatattgtcCATCTTTTATAAGGCAACCATCCGAATGACTCAGTGACTGTGATACCCTGACTCCGCACAGAAGATGAGGTAGCCtattacagaaaatataaaaagaatttATGGAATTAAAAGTGATGTATTCCACCCTTTAATAAAAGTGAGATTGAGAAGGAAGCAAGACTTTACCAAGAAGTTTATGGCACTGACAGGGAGGCACAGCACATGACAACAAAGTAAAATAAGTGATTGAGCACAAACCTTCCACAATTAAGCGCTGGGGACTGTCACGACATCAGCTCTTGAAGATTTCTAGACAGGTAGCTAAAATTGTGACTTGGCCACACGGTGGCAGTTCATTCCTAGCTATTCTGCAACCCTCCTATTTCTGTGAACAAGAGAACTGAAGATGAAAGTAAAAGGGAAGTTTTGTCCTGCTTCATCAAGAGACAGTCAGTGTGTGTATCTGTTATTCACCTCTGCACTCCTTATTTCCCAGGCAGTTGTTTGGCAGTTTTCAATGATCGTTAGTTCTTTAAATGAGTTTACTTTTCCAGGGAGAGATTTCCTTAGGCTATAAACAGCCATGACATCACAGGGGACACTGAGACCTCAGTAAATCATGGCTGAGAGGGTGACCACTTGTCTTTGACTGTGGCTGGAAACAAATGGACAAAGTAATGTCATCGCTAGGAATAATGCACTCTAAGgtacagaaaatacaaagatGGATCAAAAAAAATAAGCAGAGGAATTTAAGATTCAGAAGTTCAGTCTTGAGATAGGTCTGAGTTAAGGATTCTGACCTGATTCTGGAGTTTCTCCCAAGGCCCAGGAGAATCAGTATATGATTTTCCCAGCTTCTTGGGGTTTGTAATGCTGTTATTCCAGAATTTACTAATCCAAGCAGTTTGGTTAGTCAAAAACTaacctgctcctgctcctgtgtctTCCAGGGGTATGTTTTTATTTAGGGCATGAAAGCTAAacttctatatttttttttcctcttttttatgCCAAAATACTAatttgaagggggaaaaaaggaagatgtCTTTGCACTGCTTATGACTACAAGTCAGCAATGGCAGATTTATTTGGCTCTGTGGTCTCAAAATATTCAGACTAATAAGGTTCCCTGCATTAAAaagagccctggcactgctcacaTGCAGGCTCTCAGTCTGTGCTGGGTTGTGTCTTGATGTGACACTGGGTCCTTTTGAACTGACAGACATGCAGCCGTCATATACAGGTATTTGTATGTGGAACAGCAAGGGAGGAAGGGGCTTGCTCAAGGATAAACAAGTTGTTCCTAAGTTAGAGCTAGCTTTAGTATCACTTCACTGAAAGAACTAATTCATAGCATTCTTACTCTTCAATAGCTTCACTTTTCAGTTTCCAATATGCAGAATTAATTTTACCACCCTCACATCAGGGATACAGATCATTGCTGTGCCAGGAAAGTGAGGGGATTGGTGGAAGGGCTCTGGTGCAAGCAGAGCTGACCTGCAATTGCAGTTGAATAAACCCAAGTGGGCACACTTGGGGCAAGACTTGCACTCACCCTAAGTGGGATTTTCAAAAGGCACATAACTAGCATCAGTGGGAGTAAAGTGACTCTGACAAATGCACTGGTGCCTGACTGCTTCTGGAAAAGCTGGTCTGGAGCCAAGCTTGAGCAAACACAGCTTCACTTCTAGGAATTAAATTAGACTCATGAGAAGTCCAGAATTAGGCTAGTCTTTCTGCCTGTAAGCCTATTAACTTtaagccctggggctgtgtcatTCTGAGTTAGAAAGGACTGTCCCACACCTCTGTCAC
This window contains:
- the C2H13orf42 gene encoding uncharacterized protein C13orf42 homolog, which codes for MFKKIHSIFHPNSQRRNVTDDIPYSDGAGSAVRLIRSTSMYVLGGEQEKVSEPLKKCRSTTSIDSCFQPKEEDRDWMYTKTQDCLKYLQDLLALRKKYLENINNLKSMHMASDSPASTRSSKTGKKSFLPLPSKEPSKASMERKGTQSSSDVREAIAFFDSVIADLDSERWRRVPDVDLPNVDVDFDVATSTSEHSLHSNWILRAPRRYSQDTAQAAKQSQRNSQRRTTGSRKRLERHPMYLPKAVEGAYSTLKFKPKTRKKEC